A window of Camelina sativa cultivar DH55 unplaced genomic scaffold, Cs unpScaffold00743, whole genome shotgun sequence genomic DNA:
gtctACGTCTctatgttttaaattatttacctTTACTTTCGAATCTTCAAATTTCAATACTGGATTATTGTTACTATGGACAAGAATgctcatatttttatattttatattatttaaattgataaaattatcTGTTatgttatatagtattttaaaaataaattccagTGATATATTAATGTATATGACTTCATAaggtttgaatttttatttacgTAATTAAAAACGCACAAACAATATGTGTTAATAAACTTAAATGGGCCTAATCTCATGAGACGCCAACATGCATAGGCTTCGCGACTCTTTGGACATATATTTAAGCACTTTCGTCTCTCCTATATTGTGAGTTCCAGACCTTTCGTTGTCTCTTCTTAACCAAAAATGTCCTCTAAACTTCTTTAACCACCTATTATCATCCGTAACTTTCAGGTAAGTTATCAGagattttttaagtttttcgtTGATTCAGATTTTAACTTGCAAACcaaatctatttttaaattttataggTTCAAATTTTGTGATGGAAGGTGAAAGTTCTAGAAAACGCAAAGAACCCATGTCCGGTTATCATTGGGAGGATGAAGCAATCGACATCGTTAAGAAGGCGTTTCAGAAATCTAGAGATGAGTCACAGAAGGAAACATCGAAACGATTCACCGCGATTATCGATATGGTGAAAGAgcacatgaagaagaaagaagaatcgaCCGAACTCACCTGTCAACTTGAAACCGTCGATGCTCAACTGACGCTAATGAATGATATTTTGGAAGGACGCATCGATTTGATTGAAGAGTGTAATAGGCTGGAAGACGTTAAGGATATTCTTGAGAAAGATGTAAAAGATTGTATTGTGCCTGAAATTCATTGGGATAAACTTCGTATTCCATTTAGTGGTTAACAATCATTGTAATTTCAGtttacacatttttaaaattcgAGTAAAATATTTTCCCTTATCAGAAATCAATTACCATATATCTTTATAATAGATCTAACGAACCTGGTATAATTTCCTAAACGTGTTTATATTACAAGATATTGAGTTTTTTGcgaaatggaaaataataaaatcatgaaattaaatttagaaatataattttaaacgaATTTAGGTAAACAGACttaactaaacaaatatatgctaaaaaaatatacaaaagataTGATTCTCAAACagcaaatctaaaaaaaaaaaaatatttttcacacttcataatttatttaaatattgcaTTGATATATGGtactataatattcttaaactaaaattggataaaatacaatataatcaATCGTTATCTcacaagataatattttaattcttaaaatGTTTCTAAAGATAAACCCcgtatattttatatgtatgttgagtttgtatatatatatgtgtccaTTAGATCCTTTGAGTGcattataatttcttttgacACGGGGAAACATGACCACTGATCCTAATTCCTGTGTTTATATTGCCGACTTGCATCCTTTACTCATCCAAAGAAGGATCAAGGTAAAGATTATCAGAAGATTTGTTTGCAGTGCTGCGTTGAATGACGTTATCGACTTTGTGCTATCGGATGAGCAGGTAATAATacaaactgaaacgaccgaccctttttttctttttaataataaatacaacatataattaagcatcccatactacttaattgaaccacccaaaccaccatttcctcattaaaccaataacaaccaatatgcacagcggaaacataccaataatacagaaaagatacatcatcaatacaataacattcctatccAATCTATCCGGCAACCTAACACAACTCTAACCAAGGTcccaacataaataatataaccaacaccacacaaacgagaccctagatcatcctcctcctcatcgccatgattccacgctacacaatttgcctttacctgcaccacaaacacaaattgagatgcatgagtatttgataaacactcagtgaggcaatcctcccatctactgggctatacacacaagcaataagatctctacatgccacaaacaacaa
This region includes:
- the LOC104773904 gene encoding eukaryotic translation initiation factor 3 subunit C-like, whose translation is MGCHTWNDKKDSIGPNDGNTYELRSQSDHIRKLLKMCCRDTLANDLDNLDDTDSDDVDSDVSENEYDDGICSDEDYCEEEEDKEDEGFCEILYVEKEDSEGDDEDDTDDTEDDEYDSETSEDAETEEEECSNFVMEGESSRKRKEPMSGYHWEDEAIDIVKKAFQKSRDESQKETSKRFTAIIDMVKEHMKKKEESTELTCQLETVDAQLTLMNDILEGRIDLIEECNRLEDVKDILEKDVKDCIVPEIHWDKLRIPFSG